A section of the Capra hircus breed San Clemente chromosome 23, ASM170441v1, whole genome shotgun sequence genome encodes:
- the DEFB133 gene encoding beta-defensin 133 has protein sequence MKILVLLFAVFFFLAPLSPVKCAMKDTYSCFLKRGKCRHACHNFETPVGFCTKLNANCCM, from the exons ATGAAGATTCTTGTCCTTCTCTTTGCTGTATTTTTCTTCCTGGCCCCACTGTCACCAG tGAAATGTGCCATGAAAGACACCTATAGTTGTTTTCTCAAGAGAGGCAAATGTAGGCATGCATGCCACAATTTTGAAACACCGGTTGGTTTCTGCACAAAGCTAAATGCCAACTGTTGTATGTAG